Proteins encoded by one window of Maliibacterium massiliense:
- a CDS encoding SLOG family protein, producing MTYVFFAAGGAQGFDTLAAQSVLALRQAYPWIKLILMLPCHNQADRWPAEAQRAYRSIMQQADKVVYTATHYTPGCMQRRNRHLMDNSGWCICFLQRQSCGTFYTVQYGRRRGVQIINLARQHHV from the coding sequence ATGACGTACGTTTTTTTTGCTGCCGGCGGCGCGCAGGGCTTTGATACACTTGCCGCGCAAAGCGTGCTTGCTTTGCGTCAGGCGTATCCATGGATCAAGCTGATCCTTATGCTGCCCTGTCATAACCAGGCAGACCGATGGCCGGCGGAGGCGCAAAGGGCGTATCGGTCTATAATGCAGCAGGCAGACAAAGTCGTCTACACTGCAACGCACTACACGCCAGGCTGTATGCAGCGCCGCAATCGTCATTTGATGGACAACAGCGGCTGGTGCATCTGTTTTTTGCAGCGCCAGTCTTGCGGGACATTTTATACCGTGCAGTATGGCAGGCGCCGCGGCGTACAGATCATCAACCTTGCGCGGCAACACCATGTATAA
- a CDS encoding ribbon-helix-helix domain-containing protein encodes MKSFIPKPYTKEGVTVRIDVDKLAKMDSLAAAYGLSRSAFINRCIDYAIEHMSAPDRE; translated from the coding sequence ATGAAAAGTTTTATCCCCAAGCCGTATACAAAGGAAGGCGTTACGGTGCGCATCGATGTTGATAAGCTTGCGAAGATGGACAGCCTGGCGGCGGCATACGGCCTGAGCCGAAGCGCGTTTATCAACCGGTGCATCGATTATGCCATCGAGCATATGTCCGCGCCGGATAGAGAATAG
- a CDS encoding DUF885 domain-containing protein codes for MRHHKTARRAFALLLMLALALSLSGCVPLQLLMRAHSWQQEQGTAQSAPDNQDFEAFMNNVFKEELQGDAVGLHYTLKNPGSYGLSYEDATLGDISPEALREDLGTADGYLQRLRAFNYDALSAQQQLDYRVLEAYFQIMADLDDPDLLFYDNIIGEIDGLHINFPLNMAEYAFYEDADIDVYLALLAQTDDYFATAEAYLDEQSRLGLFPSDAIADKAIAQIASFTGAPLAQNLLITTFHDRLADVAGLSDAQRAALIAQNEAIVQQDVLPAFTHFSKKIAALKGTGKNQGGVCNLPEGEAYYRRQVRYSTGSARSIEQIQDLLAERFDDLIDDLLDIMSDSPEAYEQLLAMDDFGPTDPEQVLDILYEKAQRDYPHIDPVDYTISDVPAALEENTSPAFYMVPPVDDAANNRIYINHAQTDASSLYATLAHEGYPGHMYQYNYFNATNPHPLRRILNFNGYAEGWGIYVEYDSYENADFYPSEDVAELAQLDAEISVNLSAQMDIGINFLGWDEEDALSFLEGEGYSIGSIGELYTMLTAHPGYYLKYYLGYLEFLALRERAEDALDDAFDAKAFHKVLLDAGPCSFDVLAEQVDSYIHTAAKRGLRPAA; via the coding sequence ATGAGACATCATAAAACCGCGCGGCGCGCGTTCGCCCTGCTGCTCATGCTGGCGCTTGCATTGTCCCTCTCGGGCTGCGTGCCCCTGCAGCTGCTGATGCGCGCGCACAGCTGGCAACAGGAACAGGGCACCGCCCAAAGTGCGCCGGATAATCAGGACTTTGAGGCGTTTATGAACAACGTATTCAAAGAAGAATTACAGGGGGATGCCGTGGGGCTGCACTACACCCTGAAAAACCCCGGCAGCTACGGCCTGTCCTACGAGGACGCCACGCTGGGCGACATCAGCCCTGAGGCGCTGCGCGAAGATTTGGGCACTGCCGATGGGTACCTGCAGCGGCTGCGCGCCTTCAACTACGATGCGCTCTCCGCCCAACAACAGCTGGACTACCGCGTGCTGGAGGCGTACTTCCAGATCATGGCGGACCTGGACGATCCCGACCTGCTCTTTTACGACAACATCATCGGCGAGATCGACGGCCTGCACATCAACTTTCCGCTCAACATGGCGGAGTACGCGTTTTACGAGGATGCGGATATCGACGTCTACCTCGCGCTGCTCGCGCAGACGGACGATTACTTTGCCACGGCCGAGGCCTATTTGGATGAACAGTCGCGCCTAGGGCTCTTTCCCTCCGACGCGATCGCGGATAAGGCCATCGCGCAGATTGCAAGCTTTACCGGCGCGCCCCTTGCGCAAAACCTGCTGATCACCACCTTCCACGACCGTCTGGCGGACGTGGCGGGCCTGAGCGACGCGCAGCGCGCGGCGCTTATCGCGCAGAATGAGGCCATCGTGCAGCAGGACGTGCTGCCCGCCTTCACCCATTTTTCTAAAAAGATCGCGGCGCTCAAGGGCACGGGCAAAAACCAGGGCGGCGTGTGCAACCTGCCCGAGGGGGAGGCATACTACCGCAGACAGGTGCGCTACAGCACCGGCAGCGCGCGCAGCATCGAGCAGATACAGGACCTGCTTGCAGAGCGCTTTGACGATTTGATTGACGATCTGCTAGACATCATGAGCGACAGCCCCGAGGCCTACGAACAGCTGCTGGCGATGGACGATTTCGGCCCCACTGATCCGGAGCAGGTGCTGGATATCCTCTATGAAAAGGCACAGCGGGATTACCCGCACATCGATCCTGTGGACTATACCATATCCGACGTGCCCGCTGCGCTGGAGGAAAACACCTCTCCCGCCTTCTATATGGTGCCGCCCGTGGATGACGCCGCCAATAACCGCATCTACATCAATCACGCCCAGACGGACGCAAGCAGCCTCTACGCCACGCTTGCGCACGAGGGGTATCCGGGCCATATGTACCAGTACAACTATTTTAACGCGACCAATCCCCACCCCCTGCGCCGCATCCTGAACTTCAACGGCTACGCGGAGGGCTGGGGCATCTACGTGGAATATGACAGCTACGAAAATGCGGATTTTTATCCCAGCGAGGACGTGGCCGAGCTGGCGCAGCTGGATGCGGAAATCAGCGTCAACCTCAGCGCGCAGATGGATATCGGTATCAACTTCCTGGGCTGGGATGAGGAAGACGCCCTGTCCTTCCTGGAGGGGGAGGGCTACAGCATCGGCAGCATCGGCGAGCTTTACACCATGCTCACCGCCCATCCGGGCTATTACCTGAAGTATTATCTGGGGTACCTGGAGTTTCTCGCCCTGCGCGAGCGGGCAGAGGACGCGCTGGACGACGCCTTTGACGCCAAAGCCTTCCACAAGGTGCTGCTCGATGCCGGCCCCTGCAGCTTTGACGTCCTGGCCGAGCAGGTGGACAGCTATATCCACACGGCGGCAAAGCGCGGGCTCCGCCCCGCCGCGTAA
- a CDS encoding DUF3298 domain-containing protein translates to MKGQKGWGIALCVALCALLCGCGADKGSFVLEEQARAPIGTRCISEQGPQGNFTLYYPCTQNPSVNRALEAFAQMQRAQALKAWARDEAKGALQVYSRDMTFQTSWFNRDKVSFLFQVSTYEGGVHPQVALYSLHFDLRTGELWQLEDLLDGQKAPAEALYSALEEAMARTGAAQDAGTLAVPRAQTALRTFALDGRILHFYFAPGTVAPQAAGIVDIPVDLHALRGVLAKEVQLHTDTQIVGPAGDVVPWG, encoded by the coding sequence ATGAAGGGACAAAAGGGATGGGGTATTGCGCTGTGCGTTGCGCTGTGCGCGCTTTTATGCGGCTGCGGCGCGGATAAGGGAAGCTTTGTGCTGGAGGAGCAGGCGCGCGCGCCCATCGGCACGCGCTGCATTTCGGAGCAGGGGCCACAGGGCAATTTTACCCTATACTACCCCTGCACACAAAACCCCAGCGTCAATCGCGCGCTGGAGGCGTTTGCACAGATGCAGCGCGCGCAGGCGCTCAAGGCGTGGGCAAGGGACGAGGCCAAAGGGGCGCTGCAGGTCTATTCGCGCGACATGACCTTTCAGACCAGCTGGTTCAACCGCGACAAGGTGAGTTTTCTCTTTCAGGTATCCACCTACGAGGGCGGGGTACACCCGCAGGTGGCACTCTACAGCCTACATTTTGACCTGCGCACAGGGGAGCTGTGGCAGCTGGAGGATTTGCTCGACGGGCAGAAGGCGCCGGCAGAAGCCCTTTACAGCGCGCTGGAGGAGGCCATGGCCCGCACGGGCGCGGCGCAGGATGCGGGTACGCTGGCAGTGCCGCGCGCGCAGACGGCGCTGCGCACCTTTGCGCTGGACGGACGGATTCTGCATTTTTACTTTGCCCCGGGCACGGTCGCGCCCCAGGCGGCGGGCATTGTGGATATCCCCGTGGATTTGCACGCGCTGCGCGGCGTGCTGGCCAAAGAGGTGCAGCTGCACACGGATACACAGATCGTCGGCCCCGCAGGCGACGTGGTGCCGTGGGGATGA
- a CDS encoding MBL fold metallo-hydrolase — MEQWFTIDQVDADTSIISEYRHWEQTHCYLLRGQARSLLIDTGLGIRNIYEQAVRLTDKPIAAVATHIHWDHIGGHRHFPEFYAHASELDWLNGAFPLSLDTIKGMVVERCDLPAGFDVDSYVFFQGTPARVLADGDCIDLGGRRIYVLHTPGHSPGHMCFWEPARGYLFTGDLVYKDTLFAYYPSTDPQAYLSSLEKVCALPVKRVFPAHHTLDIQPEILTRMRDTFLQLKEQGLLHHGSGTFDYGDWGLWL; from the coding sequence ATGGAGCAATGGTTTACCATCGACCAGGTGGATGCGGATACCAGCATCATCAGCGAATACAGGCACTGGGAGCAGACTCACTGCTATCTGCTGCGCGGGCAGGCGCGCAGCCTGCTCATCGATACGGGCCTGGGCATCCGCAATATCTATGAACAGGCCGTCCGGTTGACGGACAAGCCCATCGCCGCCGTTGCCACGCATATCCACTGGGACCACATCGGCGGCCACCGGCATTTTCCGGAATTCTATGCCCACGCATCGGAGCTGGACTGGTTGAACGGCGCCTTCCCACTTTCACTTGATACGATCAAGGGCATGGTGGTGGAGCGCTGCGACCTGCCTGCGGGCTTTGACGTGGACAGTTACGTCTTTTTCCAGGGTACGCCTGCGCGGGTTCTGGCTGACGGCGATTGCATTGACCTTGGCGGCCGGCGCATCTACGTGCTGCACACCCCTGGGCATTCGCCCGGACATATGTGCTTCTGGGAGCCTGCGCGCGGCTATCTGTTCACCGGCGATCTGGTCTACAAGGATACGCTGTTTGCGTACTACCCATCCACCGACCCACAGGCGTATCTGTCCTCGCTTGAGAAGGTGTGCGCGCTGCCGGTCAAGCGCGTGTTCCCCGCACATCACACGCTGGATATCCAGCCGGAAATCCTCACGCGCATGCGCGATACATTTTTACAGCTGAAGGAACAGGGGCTGCTGCACCACGGCAGCGGCACGTTCGATTACGGGGACTGGGGGCTGTGGCTGTAA
- a CDS encoding GNAT family N-acetyltransferase, protein MLIRTATPQDVQHVYALICALEAQDFDDDAFARVYRQNLAQQRIHYYLALDGRGAPLGFISLHEEYLLHHCGRVAEIQELVVAAHARGQGVGRALWAHARAQAVLHGCTHLEVCCNVRRTGARAFYERQGMACDHHNLCMPL, encoded by the coding sequence ATGCTCATTCGCACCGCCACGCCGCAGGATGTACAGCACGTCTACGCCCTGATCTGCGCGCTGGAGGCGCAGGATTTTGACGATGACGCGTTCGCGCGCGTCTACCGGCAGAATCTTGCACAGCAGCGCATCCACTACTATCTGGCCCTGGATGGGCGCGGCGCGCCGCTGGGCTTTATCAGCCTACACGAGGAATATCTGCTGCACCACTGCGGCCGTGTAGCCGAGATTCAGGAGCTCGTTGTGGCCGCGCACGCCCGCGGCCAGGGGGTGGGCCGGGCGCTGTGGGCCCATGCCCGTGCACAGGCCGTCCTGCACGGCTGTACGCACCTGGAGGTGTGCTGCAACGTGCGCCGCACAGGCGCCCGCGCCTTCTACGAGCGCCAGGGCATGGCCTGCGACCACCACAACCTGTGCATGCCGCTGTAA
- a CDS encoding GNAT family N-acetyltransferase encodes MRITLRRARVCDAPAISRIHAAAWKHNYRGLIPQGYLDALDQARWVPLLTPWIAHGPMHVLLLRADGRAAGCIVYGPSREAALQDDGEIVSLYVHPALQKRGYGKALLRAALAHLRALGYAHAFLWVLEGNAPARAFYARSGFADTGRSMDYTLEGAPLHELCYRRALA; translated from the coding sequence ATGCGCATCACCCTGCGCCGCGCGCGCGTATGCGACGCGCCCGCCATCAGCCGCATCCACGCGGCCGCCTGGAAACACAACTACCGCGGGCTCATCCCCCAAGGCTATTTGGACGCGCTGGACCAGGCGCGCTGGGTGCCCCTGCTGACGCCCTGGATCGCCCATGGCCCCATGCACGTGCTGCTGCTGCGCGCGGACGGGCGCGCCGCCGGCTGCATCGTCTACGGCCCCTCGCGCGAGGCGGCGCTGCAGGACGACGGCGAGATCGTCTCGCTCTACGTCCACCCCGCGCTGCAAAAGCGCGGCTACGGCAAAGCGCTGCTGCGCGCGGCGCTGGCCCACCTGCGCGCGCTGGGCTATGCGCACGCCTTTTTATGGGTGCTGGAAGGCAACGCGCCCGCGCGCGCCTTCTACGCCCGAAGCGGATTTGCCGATACCGGGCGCAGCATGGACTATACACTCGAGGGCGCGCCCCTGCACGAGCTGTGCTACCGGCGCGCGCTTGCCTGA
- a CDS encoding DegV family protein gives MPFKIFIDSCADLSQQYVQAHDLGLSMMIYTSKQTGDVSDDLGQSCSYHDFYNTMRGGAVVTTSQINAATFQQDWTPTLAGGQDLLYIAFSSALSGTYQSACIARDELLETYPARKIVVVDSRSASMGLGLLTHYVVMMRDQGAAIEECAQWIETHRDLIHHWFTVEDLVYLRRSGRLSAAAAFAGSILQLKPVLHCDSAGRLVPIYKTRGRKKALAKLVDMMVEAVGDKRGDEIGPVFISHADSPDDARKVADDVQARLGVRDITIGYIGPTIGSHAGPGTVALFFMGAPRESFKK, from the coding sequence ATGCCGTTTAAAATCTTTATCGACTCCTGCGCCGATCTTTCCCAGCAGTACGTGCAAGCGCACGATCTGGGGCTGTCTATGATGATCTATACATCCAAACAGACCGGCGACGTGTCCGACGATCTGGGGCAGAGCTGCTCCTACCACGATTTTTACAATACCATGCGCGGCGGCGCGGTGGTTACCACCTCGCAGATCAATGCCGCCACCTTCCAGCAGGATTGGACGCCCACACTTGCCGGCGGACAGGACCTGCTCTACATCGCGTTTTCCTCTGCGCTTTCGGGCACGTACCAGAGCGCGTGCATCGCGCGCGATGAGCTTTTGGAAACCTACCCCGCGCGCAAGATCGTGGTGGTGGACAGCCGCTCGGCCTCCATGGGGCTTGGCCTGCTGACCCACTACGTGGTGATGATGCGCGATCAGGGCGCCGCCATCGAGGAGTGCGCCCAGTGGATCGAGACGCACCGCGACCTGATCCACCACTGGTTTACGGTGGAGGACCTGGTCTACCTGCGCCGCAGCGGGCGGCTATCGGCCGCCGCGGCGTTTGCGGGCAGCATCCTGCAGCTCAAGCCCGTGCTCCACTGCGACAGTGCCGGAAGGCTGGTGCCCATCTACAAGACGCGCGGCCGCAAAAAAGCGCTGGCCAAGCTGGTGGACATGATGGTCGAAGCGGTGGGCGATAAGCGCGGCGACGAAATCGGGCCGGTGTTTATCAGCCACGCGGACAGCCCGGACGACGCGCGCAAGGTGGCGGATGACGTCCAGGCGCGCCTGGGCGTGCGCGATATCACCATCGGCTACATCGGGCCCACCATCGGCTCGCACGCGGGCCCGGGCACGGTGGCGCTGTTCTTTATGGGCGCGCCGCGCGAAAGCTTCAAAAAGTGA
- the typA gene encoding translational GTPase TypA: MAGGQVCAWPILRVGKVNTLKRENLRNIAIIAHVDHGKTTLVDAMLRQAGIFRQNQAVAERVMDSGDLERERGITILAKNTALYYKDVKINIVDTPGHADFGGEVERVMQMVDGVLLLVDAFEGPMPQTRFVLQRALQEGLRVVVVVNKIDRRDARCDEVVDEVLELLMDLDANEEQLDSAFVFVSAREGRAGLAPDAIEDDLTPLFETILTHLPAPEDARDAPLQAQIATIDANDYVGRIGIGRIVRGRLRTGDELVLVRHGEEGTRTVRPQVLYQFEGLGRVQVEQAEAGDIVAIAGIDGINIGDTLCDPVRVEALPFAKISDPTISVIMSVNNSPLAGTEGTYVTSRHLRERLYRETDSDLSLHVEDTDTTEAFRVSGRGELHLSILIETMRRQGYEFQISKPTVIFREMDGQTQEPMEKVLLDVPEAYMGSMMEKMGARRATMLGMTPGPGGRVRLEFSISSRALMGFRSEMMTDTRGEGIISAVFDGYAPVARGEVFSRGRGALVASESGESVAYGLFNSQGRGTMFIGAGEAVYAGMVVGECARAEDIDVNVCKKKHVSNMRASGSDEALRLTPPRQMSLEQAMEWIDEDELIEVTPTSLRIRKRILDATQRLRERARRKNAGV; this comes from the coding sequence ATGGCGGGTGGACAAGTATGCGCTTGGCCAATTTTGAGGGTTGGGAAGGTAAACACGTTGAAACGAGAGAATTTGCGCAACATTGCCATTATCGCACACGTCGACCACGGCAAGACCACCTTGGTGGACGCGATGCTGCGCCAGGCCGGCATTTTCCGCCAGAACCAGGCGGTGGCCGAGCGCGTCATGGATTCAGGCGATCTGGAGCGCGAGCGCGGCATCACCATCCTGGCCAAGAACACGGCGCTATATTATAAGGATGTCAAAATCAACATTGTGGACACCCCGGGCCACGCGGACTTTGGCGGCGAGGTGGAGCGCGTCATGCAGATGGTCGACGGCGTGCTGCTCTTGGTGGACGCGTTTGAGGGGCCCATGCCCCAGACCCGCTTTGTGCTGCAGCGCGCGCTGCAGGAGGGCCTGCGCGTGGTGGTGGTGGTCAACAAGATCGACCGCAGGGACGCCCGCTGCGACGAGGTAGTGGACGAGGTGCTGGAGCTTTTGATGGACCTGGACGCGAACGAGGAGCAGCTCGATTCTGCATTTGTGTTCGTCTCGGCGCGCGAGGGGCGCGCGGGGCTGGCGCCCGACGCCATCGAGGATGATCTCACCCCGCTTTTTGAGACCATATTGACCCACCTGCCCGCGCCCGAGGATGCGCGTGACGCGCCGCTGCAGGCGCAGATCGCCACCATCGACGCCAACGACTACGTGGGCCGCATCGGCATTGGACGCATTGTGCGCGGCCGGCTGCGCACGGGTGACGAGCTGGTGCTTGTGCGCCACGGCGAGGAGGGCACGCGCACGGTGCGCCCCCAGGTGCTCTACCAGTTTGAGGGCCTGGGCCGCGTGCAGGTGGAGCAGGCCGAGGCGGGCGACATCGTGGCCATTGCGGGCATCGATGGCATCAACATCGGCGACACGCTGTGCGACCCCGTGCGCGTGGAGGCGCTGCCCTTTGCCAAGATTTCCGATCCCACTATATCGGTGATCATGTCGGTCAACAACAGCCCCCTTGCGGGCACCGAGGGCACGTACGTGACCTCCCGCCACCTGCGCGAGCGCCTCTACCGCGAGACGGACAGCGACCTTTCGCTGCACGTGGAGGATACCGACACCACCGAGGCGTTCCGCGTCTCGGGCCGCGGCGAGCTGCACCTGTCCATCCTCATCGAGACGATGCGCCGCCAGGGCTACGAGTTCCAGATTTCCAAGCCCACGGTGATCTTTCGGGAGATGGACGGCCAGACGCAGGAGCCCATGGAGAAGGTGCTGCTGGACGTACCCGAGGCGTACATGGGTTCCATGATGGAGAAGATGGGGGCGCGCCGCGCCACCATGCTGGGCATGACGCCCGGGCCGGGCGGCCGCGTGCGGCTGGAGTTCTCGATTTCCTCCCGCGCGCTGATGGGCTTCCGCAGCGAAATGATGACCGACACGCGCGGCGAAGGCATCATCAGCGCCGTGTTTGACGGCTACGCGCCGGTGGCGCGTGGCGAGGTCTTCTCGCGCGGACGGGGGGCGCTGGTCGCCTCTGAGAGCGGCGAGTCGGTCGCCTACGGTCTGTTCAACAGCCAGGGCCGCGGCACGATGTTCATCGGCGCGGGCGAGGCGGTGTACGCCGGCATGGTGGTGGGCGAGTGCGCCCGCGCGGAGGATATCGACGTCAACGTCTGCAAAAAGAAGCACGTCAGCAACATGCGCGCCTCCGGCTCGGACGAGGCGCTGCGCCTCACCCCGCCGCGGCAGATGTCGCTGGAGCAGGCCATGGAGTGGATCGACGAGGACGAGCTCATTGAGGTGACGCCCACCAGCCTGCGCATTCGCAAAAGAATTTTGGATGCCACGCAGCGCCTGCGCGAGCGTGCGCGGCGCAAAAACGCCGGCGTCTGA
- a CDS encoding AI-2E family transporter, translating into MLQRKIRSPYIKAALCAFAVLAALLLLWRVLDSMGDIQQWLRQMAGLLYGALRPFIIGVIAAYLLEPFVRAAARLLAALGLEARLGARRCRAVSVATVYVLLCGALTLLITRVLPDVFASAGNFVQEVPGYYQAVSDIIEEKVFAHPLLANAQVRAFVDAQLEQVSQWINQSAQALFAQALRALQSVGSGIVNTFFGLIVALYVLLDRPALTRAARALLCAALGRARTARVERLARDVDLAFGRYISAVIVQSVILAGMTYVGLAIIHLPYALLLAVLVGFLNVIPYFGATLSTLLCLLVAFFKSPASALYTILFLTVVQTVDNWVVTPWLFGDKMGLKPIWIIFGVLVGGALFGMWGMILGVPTLSVVRVLLQRAEHRRGRTHPACVEARAQPQEAGSTPEAHPRGQSAPSAGRRKFI; encoded by the coding sequence ATGCTGCAAAGGAAGATCCGCTCTCCCTATATCAAGGCGGCGCTGTGCGCCTTTGCGGTGCTGGCCGCCCTGCTGCTGCTGTGGCGAGTACTGGATTCCATGGGGGATATTCAGCAGTGGCTGCGCCAGATGGCGGGCCTGCTCTACGGCGCGCTGCGCCCCTTTATCATCGGCGTGATCGCCGCCTACCTGCTGGAGCCTTTTGTGCGCGCTGCGGCAAGGCTGCTTGCGGCGCTGGGGCTTGAAGCGCGCCTGGGAGCGCGCAGATGCCGCGCCGTCAGCGTGGCGACGGTGTACGTCCTGCTCTGCGGGGCGCTGACACTGCTCATTACCCGCGTGCTGCCCGATGTCTTTGCAAGTGCGGGCAACTTTGTACAGGAGGTGCCGGGTTATTACCAGGCCGTAAGCGATATCATTGAAGAGAAGGTGTTCGCCCACCCGCTGCTTGCAAACGCCCAGGTGCGCGCCTTTGTGGACGCGCAGCTGGAGCAGGTCAGCCAGTGGATCAACCAGAGCGCCCAGGCGCTCTTTGCCCAGGCGCTGCGCGCGCTGCAGTCGGTGGGCAGCGGCATCGTCAACACCTTTTTCGGGCTGATCGTGGCGCTATACGTGCTGCTGGACCGCCCCGCGCTCACCCGGGCGGCGCGCGCGCTTTTATGCGCTGCGCTGGGCAGGGCGCGCACCGCGCGCGTGGAGCGCCTCGCGCGCGATGTGGATCTGGCCTTCGGCCGCTACATCAGTGCGGTGATCGTGCAGAGCGTCATTCTTGCGGGCATGACGTACGTGGGCCTTGCCATTATCCACCTGCCCTACGCGCTGCTGCTGGCGGTGCTGGTGGGCTTTCTCAACGTCATCCCCTACTTTGGCGCCACCCTCTCCACGCTGCTGTGCCTGCTTGTGGCCTTCTTTAAGTCGCCAGCCAGCGCGCTTTACACCATCCTCTTTCTCACCGTGGTGCAGACTGTGGACAACTGGGTGGTGACACCGTGGCTCTTTGGCGATAAAATGGGGTTGAAACCCATCTGGATCATCTTTGGGGTGCTGGTGGGGGGCGCGCTCTTTGGTATGTGGGGCATGATACTGGGGGTGCCCACGCTCTCGGTGGTGCGCGTGCTGCTGCAGCGCGCCGAGCACAGGCGGGGCCGCACGCATCCTGCGTGTGTGGAGGCGCGGGCACAGCCCCAAGAGGCGGGCAGCACGCCCGAAGCGCACCCCCGCGGGCAAAGCGCCCCCTCTGCAGGAAGGAGAAAATTCATATGA
- a CDS encoding RidA family protein, with protein MKTIVATKEAPGAIGPYSQAVEAGGLLFLSGQLGIDPATGALRANAADQARRALDNLAAILRARGLDMRAVVKTTIFLADMGDFAAVNEVYAACFGAGDYPARSCVQAAGLPRGARVEIEAIASLS; from the coding sequence ATGAAGACGATTGTAGCGACAAAGGAGGCGCCCGGCGCAATTGGACCTTACAGCCAGGCGGTGGAGGCGGGAGGCCTGCTCTTCCTCTCCGGCCAGCTGGGCATCGATCCTGCAACGGGCGCGCTGCGCGCGAACGCGGCGGATCAGGCCAGGCGGGCGCTGGACAACCTTGCGGCCATTTTGCGCGCGCGCGGGCTGGACATGCGCGCTGTGGTCAAAACCACCATCTTTCTTGCGGATATGGGGGATTTCGCCGCGGTCAACGAGGTTTACGCGGCCTGCTTCGGCGCGGGGGATTACCCTGCGCGCTCCTGCGTGCAGGCGGCGGGCCTGCCCCGCGGCGCGCGGGTGGAGATCGAGGCCATCGCCAGCCTCTCATAG